The nucleotide window CGCAGGATCTATCAGGTCGACGCCCATACCTTGGGGATCGACTGGACTGACGGCGTGGTGGGCCGCTGGCGCCTTGCCGAGCTGCGGCGGCACTGTCCCTGTGCGCATTGCGTGGACGAGTGGACCCGCGCGCCGAGGCTCGACCCCACGACCGTCAGCGACGACCTGACGGCCAAGGGCGTCGACTCCGTTGGTCGCTACGCGCTACGCATCACCTTTAGTGACGGCCACGACGCGGGAATCTATACCCACGCCTTGCTGCGGGGGCTCGATCAGGCGCCAGCCTCGCGCAGGTAGGTCGTGGCCAGGGCGTCGGCGTACTCGTTCCAGCGCGCGCCGTTATGCGCCTTGATCCAGCGCAGCTCGATCCCCGGATGAGCCTGGGCCAGCGCGTAGGCGCGTTGGACCAGTTCGAGGTTCTGCACTGGGCCCGTCTTGCGCCGCCACCCGCGGGCGGCCCATCCCGCTGCCCATTCGTTGATCGTGCGGACGCAGAGCTGACTGTCAGAGTAGATCACGGTGCGTGCGGCCTCGGGTAGCAGCTCGTAGCCCGCGATCAGCGCCATCAGCTCCATGCGATTGTTGGTCGTGTCGGGGTCGCGGCCATGCCGCTCGTCGACCATCTCATTGTTGCGCACCACGACGACGCCCCAACCGCCCGGCCCCGGATTGCCCGAACACGCACCGTCGGTGAAGACCCCCTCGTAGGGCCCACCATCGTATTTCTCAAGCACTTCGCGCGGGCTCAGGTTGGCCTCGATCTGCGGCTGCGCGGCCGACGACGCGTGCTCGGCGCCTGGTCGTCGCGCGGCCGACTCGCGCCCGAAGCGTGCGGCTTTGCCCTGCCCCTGGCCGCGGCATTGCTGGCAGAGGCGTGGCACCCAGCCGGGGTAGCGCTCCACCACCGCTGGCGGGAGGCTGAAGCGGGTGCCGCAACCCGAACAGGTGAACGAGGGGCCGACCGGAGCTGGCATGGCAAGCATCACCTGGCTTGGGAGCAACTGGCTTGGGAGCAACTTTGGCGGGGCCACCGTCGATAACGCGCGCCGAGCAGCTTCCTAACATGGAGAACGCATCATGCCCATCGCTGCCTTGGCCGTCGTTGCCCGGTTCGCAGCAGCCCTCGCACTGCTTCCGATCCTCG belongs to Pseudomonadota bacterium and includes:
- a CDS encoding DUF971 domain-containing protein, with protein sequence MASDDYAVRRIYQVDAHTLGIDWTDGVVGRWRLAELRRHCPCAHCVDEWTRAPRLDPTTVSDDLTAKGVDSVGRYALRITFSDGHDAGIYTHALLRGLDQAPASRR
- a CDS encoding ribonuclease HI; translated protein: MPAPVGPSFTCSGCGTRFSLPPAVVERYPGWVPRLCQQCRGQGQGKAARFGRESAARRPGAEHASSAAQPQIEANLSPREVLEKYDGGPYEGVFTDGACSGNPGPGGWGVVVVRNNEMVDERHGRDPDTTNNRMELMALIAGYELLPEAARTVIYSDSQLCVRTINEWAAGWAARGWRRKTGPVQNLELVQRAYALAQAHPGIELRWIKAHNGARWNEYADALATTYLREAGA